Proteins co-encoded in one Elusimicrobiota bacterium genomic window:
- a CDS encoding ABC transporter permease, whose protein sequence is MLLALCKLAVRNVLRNRRRSGLTLASVIIGVAALFFIQSLIKSLQADMVDRAIGVFNAHLQVQSKASDDPKIPEASFGGVAEIDAALKADPEITAVSKRILFTGLVASAVNSMGVGVFSIDPQDESKLSTISSYVRDGRFLEAGREIIVGSKIAKNLDVRIGEKVVIMAQSREGAFEGRALRVVGIFETGSYTWDASMVYMMRQDAQDLLAWGDEVNTIAVKIKDASKLHAVQQRLAGALGASQKGLKVLSWKDVSAEIIHIQGFQDSVLLLVLTVVFAIVALGILNTMLMSLFERIREFGLMMALGAKRRDVAVLLLTESAYLGVVGMSWGAAWGMSIIIFFHFVGLPLPLGEALSYFLPFEKTLFLRFAWSSHLLAIVCVVLVSCVAGIVPALRVRRLRAAEALRHV, encoded by the coding sequence ATGTTGCTCGCTCTCTGTAAACTGGCCGTCCGCAATGTTTTAAGAAATCGTCGGCGTTCCGGTTTGACCTTGGCCTCGGTGATCATCGGCGTGGCCGCCCTCTTTTTCATCCAAAGCTTGATCAAGAGCCTTCAGGCGGACATGGTGGATCGCGCGATCGGGGTTTTTAACGCGCACCTCCAGGTTCAGTCCAAGGCTTCGGACGATCCAAAAATTCCCGAAGCCTCGTTCGGCGGCGTTGCCGAGATCGACGCCGCGCTCAAGGCCGATCCTGAGATCACGGCTGTTTCCAAGCGCATTTTATTCACCGGCCTTGTCGCGTCCGCGGTGAATTCCATGGGCGTGGGCGTTTTTTCCATCGACCCGCAGGATGAATCCAAGCTGTCCACGATTTCAAGCTATGTCAGGGACGGCCGTTTTTTGGAGGCAGGGCGCGAGATCATCGTCGGCTCTAAAATCGCTAAAAATTTAGACGTTCGGATCGGGGAAAAAGTCGTGATCATGGCCCAAAGCCGTGAAGGCGCTTTCGAGGGCAGGGCTTTGCGGGTCGTGGGCATTTTTGAAACAGGCAGCTACACCTGGGATGCCTCGATGGTGTATATGATGCGCCAGGACGCGCAGGATTTATTGGCCTGGGGGGACGAGGTTAATACGATCGCCGTCAAGATCAAGGACGCATCGAAGCTTCATGCCGTGCAGCAGCGCCTGGCCGGGGCCCTGGGAGCGTCTCAAAAAGGGCTTAAGGTGCTCTCTTGGAAAGACGTGAGCGCGGAAATTATTCATATCCAAGGTTTTCAAGACTCCGTTCTTTTGTTGGTGTTGACCGTGGTTTTCGCCATCGTGGCTTTGGGCATTCTCAACACCATGCTCATGAGCCTTTTCGAGCGCATTCGCGAGTTCGGTTTGATGATGGCGTTAGGCGCCAAGCGGCGGGACGTGGCGGTTTTGTTGTTGACCGAGTCGGCTTATTTGGGCGTTGTGGGCATGTCTTGGGGCGCGGCTTGGGGGATGTCCATCATTATTTTCTTTCATTTTGTCGGGTTGCCGCTTCCGCTGGGGGAAGCCTTGAGTTATTTTTTGCCCTTTGAAAAAACGCTGTTTTTGCGGTTTGCCTGGTCCAGCCATTTGTTGGCCATCGTTTGCGTCGTGCTGGTCAGCTGCGTGGCCGGCATCGTGCCGGCTTTGCGCGTGCGGCGTCTGCGCGCAGCCGAAGCCTTGAGGCACGTATGA